A stretch of Rhodoferax potami DNA encodes these proteins:
- the yjfF gene encoding galactofuranose ABC transporter, permease protein YjfF: MKLQSKYIPLAATISLFAAMSVFGAVSYTGFLSPQVFLNLLIDNAFLVIVAVGMTFVILSGGIDLSVGSVVALSTIVLAKLVQHLHWDLMVAIPLVLCMGTLFGAFMGWLIQRFRLQPFIVTLAGMFLARGLCYLISIDSISITDEAYTVLAQTRLHLWSGGPMVSISAVLALVVLAVAVFVAHGTEFGRTVYAIGGSEHSSVLMGLPVARTNVLVYALSGFCAALGGVVFTFYMLSGYGLHAVGLELDAIAAVVIGGTLLSGGVGYMVGTLFGVLTLGVIQTLIMFDGSLSSWWTRIVIGALLFVFCVLQRVFEAGRKPGV; encoded by the coding sequence ATGAAACTCCAGAGCAAATACATTCCCCTGGCGGCCACCATCTCGCTGTTTGCTGCCATGTCGGTGTTCGGGGCGGTGTCGTACACCGGCTTTCTGTCGCCCCAGGTGTTCCTGAACCTGTTGATCGACAACGCCTTCCTGGTCATCGTGGCGGTGGGCATGACCTTCGTCATCCTGTCCGGCGGTATCGATCTGTCGGTGGGCTCGGTGGTGGCACTGAGCACCATCGTGCTGGCCAAACTGGTGCAACACCTGCATTGGGACCTGATGGTCGCCATTCCGCTGGTGCTGTGCATGGGCACGCTGTTTGGCGCCTTTATGGGCTGGTTGATCCAGCGCTTCCGGCTACAGCCCTTCATCGTCACGCTGGCGGGCATGTTCCTGGCGCGGGGCCTGTGCTACCTGATCAGTATCGATTCCATCAGCATCACCGACGAGGCCTACACCGTGCTGGCGCAAACCCGGCTGCACCTATGGTCGGGCGGTCCCATGGTGTCCATCAGCGCGGTGCTGGCGCTGGTGGTGCTGGCTGTTGCGGTGTTTGTGGCGCACGGCACCGAGTTCGGCCGCACGGTGTATGCCATAGGCGGCTCCGAGCATTCGTCCGTGCTCATGGGTCTGCCGGTGGCGCGCACCAATGTGCTGGTGTATGCCCTGAGCGGCTTTTGCGCAGCGCTGGGCGGGGTGGTGTTCACCTTCTACATGCTGTCGGGCTACGGCCTGCATGCGGTGGGGCTGGAGCTGGACGCGATTGCTGCCGTGGTCATAGGCGGCACCTTGCTCAGCGGCGGGGTGGGCTACATGGTGGGCACGCTGTTCGGGGTGCTGACCCTGGGCGTGATCCAGACCTTGATCATGTTCGACGGCTCCTTGAGCTCGTGGTGGACCCGCATTGTCATCGGGGCGCTGCTGTTTGTGTTCTGCGTGCTGCAACGCGTGTTTGAAGCCGGTCGCAAGCCAGGGGTTTGA